TAATGCAACATGAATAAGCATTGCCTCTCTGCTGTTGTGGAGGGCTACTAAAGACCTGGCTGGATGTGGGCTTTGAACTCTCAGAAGGACCAGCTTAGTCAGCTGAAAGGGAGTTTGTTCAGAAAGTATGGCAGAGCAAAAAGCCAACTTCCATGCCTTGGAACAGCTTTGCCAAATGCCATTGTTATAGCTCTTACCTGAGTTCACCTCTTGAGCGTTCCTTGTCAGCTTCAAGTCAAGTTAGCAATCACCTCCACCTGGAAGAGGTGGCACAGAGTAGGGCATTAGATACACTTTCTGAAAACTAGATCCATCGAGACAAGTTGCATGGGACTCCTTTCATCCTGTTTTTGGGTTCTTTATGGAGTTATCAGGAGTTCCCTTATAAGAAGGGTATATTAGCAAAGTAGGACCGAAACTGCAAAGGTTAAGGCAGCACATAGGAGGTTAATTATTACAGAAGAGAGTGGGCTTTTAGCTTGTCTCATAGGGACTGGTTCCTACTAACATGAAGAAGtatctgcctccttcctccccccccccccaagtgacatttttaaatacaaggtGACTTTTATGACTGctgtattgattaaaaaaaaaattaaatcaggatAAAAACTTTGTGGACTTTAATACTTCATGAGAGAGAGGTGAGTACAGCAGTTCCCAACAATGTGGCAACTGTGAGGGCAGTCTTGCTCTTTTGAGAGGTCCAGTCACTTCTCTCAAACTTTTAATTTCCAGCTGCACATGTTGTTTGATACATAactcttttccttttaagagGACCTCAGGCTAGGAGCAAGAGCAAGATATCTTGAAAGGTATTTGAAACTTTTGTTGAAGCTTAAGCTTCAACAAGTTACTGATTAACTGACAGacagctttcaaaaatatattgtAGTTATACATATTGCATTATGTTAGCAATAGTagaataaaaagccaaaaaagtgttttaatattAAGCTAAAGGAGATGTATTACTTAGTTCTAATACCTTCCAGAAGTCTTAAAGTTGTACACAATCTCTATTTACTAGGTCTTCAGCTGCATGGTTCTGTGAAAGCCCAAAGTCGAAGCGGATCAGtcacaaaaagcaaacaagggTTATAACACGTCACAAAGAAGCATCCATCCATCTCCAGAAAGTCTTGAATCACCTCTTATTCTCAACAGTGTCAGCATTGTTTACAGAGTTTTCAAACACCCTTCCTTATGAAGAGTCTTATTTTTATATAGACCTAAGAAGCAGCTGCCAAAGATTAGAAGGGGTATATTTACACATTGCATTTTCGACTCCTAGAAACAGCTATACTCCAGTAGACAGTGAAGCCTAATTGCTAGAAAACCTAGCAAATACCCataaatcactgctgttttctcATTAATCCTTATTGGCTTGTGACCCGTTCACGTTGTTACAGACATGGACTGCAAGACGTGCTGATTTCTCCATTAGCTCTAGGAAAGGTAGCCAGGCCTTCCACAGCAGTAgtgatttaaatttttaaattgctatatttaaagctatgtttatatatttaaagcAGTATTATGCTATAAGAAGCAAGAACTGCATACGATATTGCTTGTACAACACAACTTGAACAAGCTGTGAATCCTGTAGTAGGAGCACCAGAGACTAACGCAGTTGTGTAAAATAAGGTAGCAAAACAATTAATAGAATTGACAGCTTTTTAGGTAGCACACTAATGATCCTTCCTGTGTTATATACTACTACCTCTTCCTCATTGACTCGAGGAGGATTTTTAAGGGGGGCAAAAAGCGGTCTCTTACTGCAGGTAATTCCAGgcagtattcaaaaaaaaaaagtacgtttTCTTCCTGGTGAGCTATTTTATGGTGATTTCCCTAGGTCAGTCAttcaccctttaaaaaaaagcccacccTGCAGTTACCTAAGTACTTCTGTACTTGTCCGTCACTGTCCAAACTCCGCTGATGAAACGTAGCTTTTTAGTAGTAGGGTGTTTTTTCTGCACCACACGACAGACCTCCTGGAGAGTATTAGCTTTAGCTGTAGTTGCTCTTGTGGCTCCAGATAAAACAAAGACATGAAACacaagcttttcaaaataaatgattAGTTGAAGGCCTTAGTCCTAAGCAGTAAATGCCAGACTACAAATAAAGCGTAAAGACAAGGTAAAGATAACCACTTACCGTATTTTTAACCAAGTTAGGATACCGTACAAAAAAAGTTGTAGAGAAGTTTTATCATCTTTTACAATCcaattaaaaagcatattttctaaGCTTGCACTATGGATTGTGACTTGAAAGATATTAATAATAAGGAAAAACTTGTTGGTATTCTTTATAAAGTTGCTCCCCTATTTCCCCACTGTAAGTGATGCAATCTACCAAACATTAGTGCTACCTACAGAACAGCTGATAGTTTTTACCCTAGGTTAAAGTTCTTCAGTCCGGTCGGTTCAAATATGCTCCAAtcaaaaatgagggaaaagaaaacaaaatcaaactatGGGAGTGTAACTGCATTAACTCCTTCCGTTGCATttccctgaggggaaaaaaagcacgaTCCTCTAGCTAGATCTCACAAGTTCACATCAAGATAAGTATTCTAATGGTTAAGACTACTGGAACCACATGTAGCGTCATTTAATTATCTCAGGGTAACTGGAGATAAGCATCCTGTTTGTATCACTGCCATAGTAGGCCGGCGGATTAACATGACAAACCTGCCACCTGGCAAATACATGACATTGTGGCTTCAGTTTGTCATGTTATTTTGGTCAATACAGACGTTCCTCTCCTTAAGGAAATTAAAGTATTCTCTGTTAAAACTTGATCAGAACGGTGTGGGCTGTGACCATATCATGACAGCCCATCCTCAGGAACCAAACTAGTTTTCTGTAGCTCTAATGCATAAGAACTTAAAGATATACGAATAAACTCCAATAGACTTCTAGTAACATAGCGTAGGATTTTATAGGCTAGGGGAGTCAATGAGTTGAAGACAATCTCAAAGAAAATTCTTGTTTTTTGTACAATTAGTTGACGCCAGAGAGTTGTCTACACTGTCAGAAATGTGTTTTGTAGAGTAAAAGTAATGTTCAAGTCCTACACGTTCTGCAACATAATGATACACTGCAGTCTCTGAGAAGTACCAAAGTGGAAGTTCACAGGGAACGCAGTTAACTCTCTACACCTCTGACTTCTACCTAGCAAGCTGTATTAAATAATTAGTTCCTGAATGCTATCGTTAAAGTGATGAGGACCACTCAAAAGTGCTCCTAAGCCTTTGAAAAGTGATCCACAAAATGAAGCAGGCCTCGTTCCGTCAAACTACAGCAACTTGAAAACTAGTTACTCTTCAAATTTCATATTCCCTCACACTACATTAAGTGgtttaaaattgaaaaagctgaaattgggaaaaaaaaacttgagagaATTTGTACATCTTACAGAAGTACTGCACTTTTGAAATAATGAACCAGTGACAAATACAGTGCACACAAAACCAGGAGTTAAGCAACTAATCACTCCGCCAACCTAGAGCAGATCCGACTGTGACACTATTGGAATAACACACAATACATTTTTCAGCTTTGGAACTCCTTGCCATGGGACATCATGAAGCCTAGAAATACACAGAAGCAGCTGCGCCctgtggtttttttaatttatgaccTCATCTCTAGCTCCAGAAGCACGTTAGAGAATTTTAGGAGCACTTCTGCAAGGTCACTCACTCACTTGCTCTAGCCTCTTATTTCTCCTTAGACATCTGGTACGGGCCACTGTCAAAGACCAGATGGCCCTTCATTCTGACCTAGTATCACCAGCACCAATGCTGCTATTAAGCACAGAGCCATATTTTTAACTATTATAGAAGTATGCAGTATTTACTTGATTTGAATCAGTCAGACGAGTAGACAGTATCAGTTTCTGGTGTTTTGAATAGTTAATAAGAAAATGGCACATACAGGGCTGGGGAAGCACAATAGCACAGAATTTTGCAAAATCTTGTACTTTATTAAATCTgcaattttcaaaagtatttttataaaacaacCGAAATATCTGAAAAACCACACATCGAACTGAAGTGCAAAGACCATTAAAAACACCAAAAAGTTTGTTACAGAAGTGTATGAACAACAGAAAAGATAAGTCTTCTAACTAATAAGCCATACGAGCCAGCATTTAAGACTCTCCCAGAGGTATTGAGTCGTGTTGTTTTACCATCAGCCGTACTGATATCCATAAGGTAGTTGGAGGGAGTGTGCTTCAACACAAGTTTAACATACAGATATCCCAAATACCATAGCACTTTCTTACTGCAACAAAACTGTTAGTCAAGACTCTGTTTGATCTTAACTAAAGATCAACTAAAAGATTTTAAACAGTTATGCCAGCATGTTTTGTCTTTCTTGTTCACAACACATTCTGTATCATACTTCCCAGCTGCAGCAAGTTGATGCATACGCACTCTGAAACAGCAGCCCAGAATACCTCTGAAATTCTCCCAAACCCACACAAAGTTCCCATACAAAGTGATACCTGACACTCCAGCCTAAACAGTTATTTACTTCTTCCCTTTCTTGGCTGCcatcttctttcctcctttttttgaatTATTCCCATATTTTGCTTCCAGTTGTGCCAAGAAGTCATCCATTTCCTTTTTTCGATCTTTATTTCTActctgggggaggggaagaaaatacaTAGATAACGTTTACCTCTACCAAATACAGATTATTCTAATGAAGTCGAGTAATTACATGAAACCTTAGAATGTATTAAGTAGGGAATACAGATTACAAAAGATATAGCACTATTAAGTAAAAGCCAGTTGTACACTCTAGACACCCCTAAGGTCTGGGAGTATCAAGAAAAAGGTAAAGAAGGGCTATAAAAGTTTTAAGACATAAGCCTAGGATTAGCAAAGCAAATTCTAGTTTAGACACAAAACCAATTCAAAACTAAGGAATGATTTCTAAGCAAACATATTGGGAAGCCTACtggacattttaaaaagtaaaattgaagAACGGAACCTAAACAGGCTGTTTCCTCATTCCCCAAACTATAAAAGCAAAATAGTAAGATCtattaacttttaaagaaaaaatagttttgaatggatttgttttcttaaaggaaCATCCATTTAGAACCCCTTCAGCATTCCTTAAGCTCCCTCAAAGCGATAGTTGTGCAGCATTTATGGAAGATAAATGCAGTCAGGCTGTTACAGccacagggaggagagagccagAGGACCTCACAATTCAAGCATTCCCCAAAGAACGTTCCAGTATTAACCTCCAACATAGCAGGAATTCTAAATTCAACAACTCTTGTTAACATCAACTCCAGTAAAGGGGAAACGTCAGTTCCTTTGATTAGAAACCTTGTGGTCACTTGCCTTTTCAACGGAACCAAGCATTAGAAATTGCCTGCCGCTTGGGAAAATTCAATACAATGGAACGTTACAGCTGTAACAAAGCACCCTTAAATTCACATGCAAAGCCAATAATCAGCAAGTCTTGGACTTCTGGCAGACTAATAGCACAACGTGCCACTTAGCCAGCCACATATGTAAAGAATACAAAAAATTGCTAACAAATAGATTTATTGTCTGGCACACCAGTACCGGACACCAGATTACCAGATTGTAGACATCCGGTTAAGGGGTGGCAGGGGAAACAGATTACGGTAGCAAGGCCTATATGAAATGACTTTCTAACGAAACAGTTTTAAAAGCCATCTTACTCTCAGCCTGCTTGGAAGAAGCAGGAGCCTAGCTTAATGTAAGTTTTGCAGATTTCTGATCAACTTTTTTTGATCACTCTCTACAGACCAGAATCTCCAACTCCTGTATTTGTACCCTGCCTTTTTGTACGATAACGAAATTCTCAGGACCGAGTCTCAAGTCACGTTCTGCAAGCTTGACTCGTTCTGCTGTTTACTGACGGGACGACAGTAGTGTGGGCAAACTAAGAAATATAGAGATGGACACTGCTAAGAGGAGAGAGATTTCAGCAACTCTTAAGTCAGTTTTCTAACCTACACATTAAAAGGTGACAGGCTGGATCTTTATTATACCATAAAAAAGATCACAGAGCAGATCACCCGTGCCCTTGTGGAAGCTTTCAGAAAGACAGAACCATTAACACTCCTCTCCAAGCCACCTAAAACTAGaaattacatgtttttaaaaggcaTGCAGTAAGGATGAACATACTAGAATAACGTGGCATGTTTTCAAAGGACCCAGGTAATAAAGATCCCATACTCAGTGACTATTAACTAAAATACATACATAGTTAACATTACGGTCAGATTTTAATCTCAGGAAGCTCTTACGGTAAGAGGAGCTGCTAGGATGCAAACTACGAAGATGCTCAGGGAAAACACAACTGTAAGCCAATAAGATAATTATCTTCATCAGATGCAAGAAGTCTTACTTGAATCAGTGCTTTCAGATCATCTTCTCCATCACCAAGGCCCAGTTCTTCTCTAGTCTTTTCTGCCTCTCTAGCTTCTTTTTCTGCCTAAAATAGCAAACTAGCTTTTAGAAGAAGAGTATTTTGCACATTATTTGACAAAGCCTTATAATGGTTACTGAACACTTTACTTTTGCAGTCTATATATGGCTAATCACAAGGAAAAATGAGCAGTCTCCGAGTTCGGCCACAGGTGCATGATTCATCATTCCAAAAGATAGCCCATTCTGGTTCCTCGGTTTGGTAGAGCAGGCCAGTTTCTGCTGTCTCACAATACTCAGTATTAGTGTGATGGATGTCCCATCCCGTTCCCCCTGCCCAACCACAGCATGCGTGCACAAACACGCACCTCTTTTGTCCTAGCAACTGTTACGGTTTTCTTTCAGTTAGAAACTAACTGCCATGATGCGTATGTAACATGGTGCTATACAAAGTGTCCAAAATAGGCTGGAGAAAAGGTCCATTTAGTCCAGAATGTTATTTCACATGGTGCCAACAAGCAAGCCAATTATACTTCCCCCGCGTGCTCTCCTAAACGCTGGCAACTTGTGGCTTACAGAATAGACCGAGGGACATGCTAGACTACGATAAGCCATTAGGAATCATaccccaaaaaagaagaaatagtaagCCACCTACTAAGCATATTACTACTCAAAGTCTTTCGCAACGTTTTGActgaaattaagttttaaaaaacattgggggtggggtggggaaacaAAAGGTGACTAAATGTGGAAGTCAAAGATGCTGAGCAAGATCTGTAATTCAGCAATCCCTGTGACAAACATCTATCTTaagaagaattttatttatttccaccaAAAGAGATTAAAAGCCTATAATAATTATGTTTCCCTGTGGTCCCTGCGTGATATAACCTACCCGCCTTTTTCTTGCGCTCATTTTCTGCTTAGACTCTTTTACAAAAGCGTTGTAGGCTGGGAGTTCTCCAGAGTCAATGGCTTCTTGTATGATTTTCCTTATCCTTGGTTCATCTGTATAGTCCACGCACAGCACAGACTCCAATATTTTGTCCATGTCACCCTCAAAATCCACGTACGCTGCTTTAATATCATCCAGCTCCTCTTCTGAATCCTTGTAATTCTTCTCAAAGTCCTCAATGTCTTTTACGGTGATCTGAGGGCAAGAGGGGCAGGTAACACGTCGCGAGCGACAGGACGTATTCGGCAGAGAAACTTTTACGAGCAGCCCAAGCCACAGCGCTTCGGGGCCAGAAGCCGGGTGACGCCTCGCGAGGGAGGCACGGCGCTAGGGCCCCCGCCGGGACTCACCTTCTTGAAGAGCAGCCGCCAGTACTCCTGCCAGtcgcgctcggggcgcagcgcctcgccttcctcctccaccGTGCCCCGCTCGTCGTACACGGCCCGCCGCTCCGCGTCGCTCAGCACGGCGTACGCCCGGCCCAGCACCTGCGCCCGGACCGTTAGGACCGTTAGAGCCGttagggagggaaggaggcggccggccggcccctccCACCCGCCCGGTCTCTCTCACCTGGAAGCGCCGCGTCGCCTCCTCCTTGGAGCCCGGCTCGGCGCGGTCCGGGTGTacgcggagcgcggcgcggcggtaGGCGCGGCGGATCTCGCCGGGCGCCGCCTCTTTGGCGACGCCCAGCACCCGGTAGAGGTCGGCGGAGCCGAAAGCCGCCTCGCACTGCTCCAGCAGCcccatcccgccgccgccgccgccgccgccgcccggcctcgcgcgCTCGCAGCAGCGCCCGGCGGCAGCAGCCAATGCCGCGCGCCGCCCGGCTCTCGCGAGActtgagcgcggcggcggcgcgccctgaaggggcggggccggagccggggctgaGGGGGCGTGGCCggagccgggccccgccccctcagcCCGGGGCGGGGGTGTGACTGACAGCGAGCACACACCTCCCGCTGGCTCTCCCCACGGCCTAGGAGTTGCACCGCGACAGGGAAGGCccaggaagaaaataagcagCTCTTTAAAATGCCTCTTTTTATTACATCACAAAAATAACGCTGATACATTGTTTTTCTTGCAGGCTGTCCCCAAAAAGGACAAGAGGAAAGCAACGTTGGTATATATTCAAGCAAAACCATGGAATAAAAGTCCAATAAAGAGTCTTTTATACAAAACTCATATGGCCTTTAATTAAATGCAACTTAAATGGTATACACAGATGTTCGATACATACAAAAAGACAGATGCACAAACATAAACAAAAGTTAGTATTTTACATTTGCTGCACCTTTCATTGCAGTGTAGTACATCCTCTTCAGCTACTTTGCACGACCAGTATCATGGAGGGAATAAAAAAGAGCAGCATTAACTTAGATCTCAGCTCTTATTTACAGAACGTAGATGGTAGTACTTGCTTTCATAAAAAACGTCTTATAAAAGCTAGTGATTACCTACCACTATTGGAGGGCTTTGCTGATGTCAGTCAGCGTCACTATTCA
The sequence above is drawn from the Struthio camelus isolate bStrCam1 chromosome 7, bStrCam1.hap1, whole genome shotgun sequence genome and encodes:
- the DNAJC9 gene encoding dnaJ homolog subfamily C member 9, with product MGLLEQCEAAFGSADLYRVLGVAKEAAPGEIRRAYRRAALRVHPDRAEPGSKEEATRRFQVLGRAYAVLSDAERRAVYDERGTVEEEGEALRPERDWQEYWRLLFKKITVKDIEDFEKNYKDSEEELDDIKAAYVDFEGDMDKILESVLCVDYTDEPRIRKIIQEAIDSGELPAYNAFVKESKQKMSARKRRAEKEAREAEKTREELGLGDGEDDLKALIQSRNKDRKKEMDDFLAQLEAKYGNNSKKGGKKMAAKKGKK